The Coccidioides posadasii str. Silveira chromosome 3, complete sequence genome contains a region encoding:
- the MRPS16 gene encoding mitochondrial 37S ribosomal protein bS16m (EggNog:ENOG410PQME~COG:J~BUSCO:16074at33183), protein MVVRIRLSRFGNRHQPFFNIVVCQARTARDSKPIEVIGTYNPIPKKPLGLSEEEAKLARPYKDIALDQSRAKYWLGVGAQPSEPVWRLLSLAGLVESKLGRKRAEPPAAATNTS, encoded by the exons ATGGTGGTAAGAATCCGTCTATCCCGTTTTGGGAATCGACATCAACCCTTTTTCAACATCGTCGTGTGTCAAGCCCG AACCGCTCGCGACTCAAAGCCCATCGAAGTTATCGGAACATACAACCCTATTCCCAAAAAGCCCCTCGGCTTGTCGGAAGAAGAGGCCAAGCTTGCCCGGCCATACAAAGATATTGCTCTCGATCAATCCCGGGCGAAGTACTGGCTCGGTGTGGGTGCGCAGCCGAGCGAACCTGTGTGGCGATTATTAAGTTTG GCTGGCTTGGTTGAATCCAAACTGGGACGGAAACGAGCTGAACCGCCGGCGGCTGCAACGAATACCTCATGA
- a CDS encoding uncharacterized protein (EggNog:ENOG410PM9S~TransMembrane:3 (o12-36i79-101o696-722i)~BUSCO:2491at33183) translates to MVDLTVGHVSGIIAAGVYVLQFLIPTATTLILAGLVTDKNSLATWTQIGRSLHASHWPLLLRADTATAREVSRAVRLEGILRPLILLIVGIAAVVTPLGLYDAVVPGTKMVPQPFQYQPDTSPFGSGTPPRSKLGFNRICGAFEPRACPGSKTVIKTTRNGTRATFEWDLYDIDIPANLTEMFQSGLERMKPTVSSMFDIQWRSYSVTIDDTKNNGSAFLGGSYKQMDTLVLKDGYIVVEGLIVDNKNGGIGFRNHTTPSPLKYGGTWSEDLLFIEPFTQCVDTNITVDFVIPDSNVNLTMQNVKITDRGGFEKLNTTYPQYDRSDPQANPDLYGRAYKAAYLHNAYTMLLLNVTNPRTPTMRPWSYLNSTEGKTFPIDVLTGEVQPTQLGTYSDWRLWDGVPYSPGENASSFLSDIDYPNPYNISQEDFRSIRTICQGAGSGDIANITNIGVACGLFVGAARRVDGGSSLVTEPRTEWTTPLYSCASSARAVVKTVNFRYNGTDGLNSLSVLDIRDKIYNQESDKPLWGVERLQLKLGEAAAMWGLVSDRYKGRDDVSVIQSENLWLPGFVGSKRMPSTDYMNLPGVSFHMDAFASIYTMQDRPSNSLLADYSGRSNLALYARWQELSKDAKSSSTIINQIWTDIAANAVVGTRSWVRGENDRNVQKRSTDQPPQEGDTVNVPVDIYHHTVRYHIAYGVPAFIALALASAIAASSCVLCVFGRARPSAVKRHLYHTGAGRILGSFMYPGVADRQAPTKAWNAAIGSKMASMATPVPHPLDNATAHYSNGSRTNLESPLLHNKEGLSPAAQHQPQS, encoded by the exons ATGGTTGACCTCACCGTTGGTCATGTCTCCGGTATCATTGCCGCTGGGGTCTACGTGC TCCAATTCCTGATACCGACTGCCACCACACTTATCCTAGCGGGACTTGTAACCGATAAAAACTCATTAGCAACATG GACTCAGATTGGAAGATCATTACATGCATCACATTGGCCACTCCTTCTCCGAGCGGACACCGCCACGGCTCGCGAAGTTAGCCGAGCGGTAAGGCTAGAAGGAATCTTGCGCCCCTTGATCCTACTTATTGTCGGTATTGCTGCCGTTGTCACGCCTCTCGGTTTATACGACGCAGTCGTTCCTGGAACAAAGATGGTACCACAGCCATTTCAGTATCAACCCGACACTTCGCCGTTTGGCAGCGGAACACCCCCTCGCTCAAAGTTGGGGTTTAATCGAATTTGCGGTGCCTTTGAGCCTCGCGCGTGCCCAGGCTCAAAAACCGTCATCAAGACCACCAGAAATGGAACCAGAGCTACATTTGAGTGGGACTTATATGATATTGACATCCCCGCTAACTTGACCGAGATGTTCCAAAGTGGTCTCGAACGTATGAAACCAACCGTCTCGAGCATGTTTGACATTCAATGGAGATCGTACTCTGTCACCATCGATGACACCAAGAACAATGGATCCGCCTTCTTGGGAGGGTCGTATAAACAGATGGATACCTTGGTCCTTAAGGACGGCTACATAGTTGTGGAAGGGCTAATTGTCGACAATAAAAACGGAGGCATTGGCTTCCGGAATCATACCACCCCTTCACCACTGAAGTACGGTGGTACATGGTCTGAAGACTTGCTTTTTATCGAGCCATTTACACAATGTGTTGATACTAATATCACCGTCGACTTCGTCATTCCGGATTCTAACGTCAACTTAACCATGCAAAACGTGAAGATAACGGACCGGGGTGGTTTTGAGAAACTTAACACGACATATCCCCAATACGACCGAAGCGATCCCCAAGCAAATCCAGACCTGTATGGGAGGGCATACAAGGCCGCCTACCTTCATAATGCGTACACCATGCTGCTTTTGAACGTGACGAACCCGAGAACTCCTACTATGCGACCGTGGTCCTATTTGAATTCTACTGAGGGAAAGACCTTCCCAATTGACGTTTTGACTGGCGAGGTCCAGCCCACCCAATTGGGGACTTATTCAGATTGGCGCCTATGGGACGGAGTACCATACAGTCCCGGTGAAAATGCTTCTTCCTTCTTGTCTGATATCGACTACCCGAATCCGTACAACATTTCACAAGAGGACTTCAGGTCAATCA GAACTATATGCCAGGGAGCCGGCAGCGGGGATATCGCCAACATTACCAATATCGGAGTCGCGTGTGGACTATTCGTTGGTGCTGCGCGGCGCGTTGATGGAGGCTCGTCCCTTGTGACCGAGCCGAGAACAGAGTGGACCACTCCACTCTATAGCTGCGCTTCGTCCGCAAGAGCCGTCGTGAAAACTGTCAACTTTCGATACAACGGAACAGATGGATTGAACAGTCTCTCCGTTCTGGATATCCGAGACAAGATTTATAACCAAGAGAGTGACAAACCTCTGTGGGGTGTTGAGCGTTTGCAACTTAAGCTCGGGGAGGCTGCTGCTATGTGGGGATTGGTGTCAGATCGTTACAAAGGCCGTGACGACGTTTCCGTAATCCAGAGCGAAAACCTTTGGCTTCCTGGATTTGTTGGCAGCAAGAGAATGCCCTCTACTGATTACATGAATTTACCTGGTGTCAGTTTCCATATGGATGCCTTTGCGTCAATATACACAATGCAAGACCGCCCGTCAAACAGCTTACTCGCCGACTATTCAGGAAGATCGAATCTTGCCTTGTATGCAAGGTGGCAAGAACTATCCAAAGATGCCAAATCTTCATCGACGATTATCAATCAGATATGGACTGACATTGCTGCCAACGCTGTCGTTGGAACAAGAAGCTGGGTTCGAGGGGAGAACGACCGCAACGTACAAAAACGCTCTACAGACCAACCTCCCCAAGAAGGAGATACCGTTAACGTTCCAGTGGATATTTATCACCATACAGTGAGATATCATATTGCGTACGGTGTTCCGGCCTTTATTGCGCTCGCTCTGGCCTCTGCAATCGCCGCTTCGTCATGCGTCCTTTGTGTCTTTGGCCGTGCGAGACCATCGGCTGTAAAAAGGCACTTGTACCACACCGGCGCAGGCCGCATTCTCGGGTCTTTCATGTATCCAGGCGTTGCGGATCGGCAAGCCCCCACCAAAGCATGGAATGCGGCTATCGGATCGAAGATGGCCTCTATGGCAACCCCTGTTCCCCATCCCTTGGACAACGCCACCGCGCATTATTCGAACGGTTCAAGAACTAACTTGGAATCTCCGTTGCTACACAACAAAGAAGGCTTATCCCCAGCTGCTCAGCACCAGCCACAGAGTTAA